Genomic segment of Paenibacillus polymyxa:
CATTTATGTAGCGCTGGCGAAACGCGAGGTTTACGGTGCGGTGGATATCGACAGTATAGCGGGACCAAGTGAAATTGTCGTGTTGGCTGACGATACAGCAAATGCCTCTTATGTAGCAGCTGACCTGCTTTCACAGGCAGAACATGACGAAATGGCCTCAGCCATACTGGTTACGCCTTCGCAACGCTTGGCCGAAGAAGTATCAGCTGAAGTACAGCGCCAATTGGCGGAGCTGCCGCGCAGAGATATTGCTGCTGCATCGGTGGAGGCATATGGGGCTATCATTGTCGTCGACACTTTGGAAGAGGGCATCCATATTGTAAACCGACTGGCGCCGGAACATTTGGAAATTATGACAGAGCAGCCGATGGAGCATGTGGGTCTGATTGAAAACGCGGGAGCTATTTTCCTGGGAGCATACAGCTCGGAGCCAGTAGGCGATTATTTTGCCGGACCTAACCACATTATCCCGACGAATGGAACGGCGCGGTTTTCTTCGCCAGTGGATATTGATGATTTTATCAAGAAGTCGAGTATGATCTATTACAGCAAGGAAGCACTGCTGCGCAATGGAGAGACGATTATGCAGCTTGCCCGCCATGAAGGACTGGAAGGACACGCACGGGCGATACAAGTTCGATTGGACAATGAAAAGAAGGCGGTGGATGGCGATGGGGAACGAAAATAACGTAACAGAACGTACAGGCAGCGTCAGCCGAAAGACGAACGAAACGGATATTCAGCTATCTTTTGCAGTAGACGGCACAGGGCAAGCTGAGATTGAAACGGATGTTCCGTTTCTGAATCACATGCTGGATTTGTTCACCAAGCACGGACACTTTGACCTGAATGTACAGGCCAGAGGGGATGTTGATATCGACGATCATCATACCGTAGAGGATATTGGTATTTGTCTGGGGCAAACCTTGCTGGAAGCGTTGGGTGATAAAAGAGGAATCAAGCGCTATGCCAGCGTCTTTGTACCGATGGATGAGGCGCTCGCGCAGGTTGTCATTGATCTGAGTAACCGCCCTCACTTTGAGTATCGTGCGGAGTATCCGTCACAGCAGGTAGGGAGCTTTTCGACGGAGCTGGTGCATGAATTTCTGTGGAAATTTGCGTTGGAGGCTCGCATGACGCTACACGTCATCGTTCACTACGGGCAAAATACCCACCATATGATTGAAGCGGTGTTCAAAGCGCTGGGACGTGCACTGGATGAAGCGACATCCATTGATCCGCGGGTGACGGGAGTGCCTTCAACGAAGGGAGTGCTGTAGCCCATGTCCATTGCCATTGTGGATTACGGCAGAGGCAATCTGCATAGTGTGAGCAAGGCCGTTGAACGTCTTGGCTATGAGGCTGTAGTAACGGGAGATGCCCAAGTGATTCGTTCCTCCAGCGGTGTGATTTTGCCAGGTGTAGGGGCATTCGGGGACGCTATGGAGCATTTGCGTTCCAGCGGATTGGATCGGGTAATTCAGGAGGTTGCCAGCGCTGGACAACCACTGCTCGGTGTTTGTCTAGGAATGCAACTGTTGTTCACTCGTGGTGAAGAATACGGCAGTCACGAAGGGCTTAATATTTTACCAGGCGAGGTCGTTCGATTTGCTCCTGATCTGGGGGTTAAAGTGCCGCATATGGGCTGGAATCGTCTGTGTATGATTCAGCCGGACCACCCGTTGTTACAGGGCTTGGAGGAAGGACATGTGTATTTTGTGCATTCCTATCATGCGAAGCCGGAGGTCGAAAGTGACCTGCTGGCGGTGACCGATTATGGCGGGCCCGTAACAGCTATCGTGGGCAGAGGCCATGTATATGGCATGCAGTTCCACCCAGAGAAAAGCGGGGCAATGGGGATGCGACTGCTTCGTCAGTTTTTGGAACTAGCGGAAGTGGAAAAGCGAGCGTAACGATTCGTGAGTATGCAGTTGGTGGTACGCCAACTTTGGTCGTTGATTGATGTAAAGGCATATAGATGTTGAATAGCTCACAAGGGGGTCATACTTTGTTCACGATATACCCGGCGATTGATATTCGCGATGGCAAATGTGTACGACTGGTACAAGGAGATTATAACCAGGAGACGATATACAACGAAAACCCGGTGGAGGTTGCCCAAGAATGGGAGCGTTTGGGCGGCTCCTACATTCATTTGGTTGATTTGGACGGTGCTAAAGCAGGTCAACCGGTGAACGATGAGCTCATTGGGCGCATCGCTTCTGCGGTGCAAGTGCCTGTACAAGTGGGTGGCGGCTTGCGTACACGTGAACATGTAGAGCGACTGTTGTCGCTGGGCGTGAGCCGTGTGATCTTGGGTACGGCAGCGATTGAGGACCGGGCTTTTACGGAAGCAGTATTGGGTACCTACGGTGATCGGATCGCCATTGGTCTGGATGCACGGAATGGCTATGTGGCCACGCGCGGATGGCTTGAAACCTCGGAGGTTCGAGCGGACGAATTGGCTGCTGAGTTGGCCTCCAAGGGAGCGGAAACGTTCATTTTTACAGACATTTCCCGCGACGGAATGATGCAAGGCCCGAATGTGGAGGCGATCGTAGCGCTTGCGAAAAGCAGTGGACGAACCGTGATCGCTTCCGGCGGTGTCAGCAAGATGGACGATCTAATCACGCTGAGCACCTATACGAAAGAGGGTGTAGGCGGTGCTATTGTGGGTAAGGCATTGTATACGGGCAGCATTGATTTACAGGTCGCGGTACAAGCTGTAGCAAAGGCATAGGGGGAGTAGGCATGCTGGCTAAACGTATTATTCCCTGCTTGGATGTAAAGGATGGCAGGGTGGTTAAGGGCGTTAATTTTGTGAACTTACGCGATGCAGGCGATCCGGTGGAATTGGCGGCACTTTATGATCGGGAAGGGGCGGACGAAATCGTATTTCTGGATATTTCTGCTTCAGTTGAAGGGCGTGCCACCATGGAAGAAGTAGTTCGTCAGACAGCCGGGGAAATTGCCATTCCTTTCACCGTAGGTGGCGGGATATCTCATGTCGATGATATGAAACGCATTTTGCGTGCCGGAGCTGATAAAATCGGCGTAAATACGGCAGCTGTCCGTAACCCTCAGCTGATTGCGGAGGGTGCGCGCAGCTTTGGCTCACAATGTATCGTTGTTGCCATTGATGCCAAGTACAACGAGGCGTGGGGCGAGTGGGAAGTGTATACGCACGGAGGCCGCACGCCATCTGGTATCCGAGCCTTGGCCTGGGCCAAGGAAGCTGAACAGTTGGGAGCCGGTGAGATTCTGCTGACCAGCATGAATGCGGACGGAACCAAGGACGGCTTTGACCTGCCACTGACTTCCGCGGTATCGGATACCGTTGGGATTCCAGTTATCGCTTCTGGCGGAGCAGGCAAACAGGAGCATTTCTATGACGTGTTTACGGCGGGCAAAGCGGATGCTGGATTAGCAGCAACGATTTTTCATTATAAAGAAATAGGAATCCCTGAGCTAAAACGGGATTTGAAGCGCAGAGGAGTGGAGATACGATGAGCAACGAATTGAACCAACAGCTATCTCTGGAGCAGATACTGGATAATGTACGCTGGAATGAGGCAGGACTTGTCTCGGCGATTGTGCAGGATGATGCTACGCTTCAGGTGCTTACGCTGGCCTACATGAACCGCGAATCGCTGAAACTATCTTTGGAGTCGGGAGAGACCTGGTTCTGGTCACGTTCCAGACAGGAGCTGTGGCACAAGGGGGCTACTTCGGGGAATACGCAAAAAATCACCTCCATTCAGCTGGATTGTGACGGTGATGCCCTGTTGGTACGTGTCATTCCGAGCGGTCCTGCCTGTCATACAGGAGCAACGAGCTGCTTTTTTCGTAATATTTCCGCCCCAGGAACGGCTGTAGCACCTGTTGCAGGAAATGCAGGAGACCACACGTTGGTAAATGATGTCTCCAGTGCTTCAGCAGACCGCTTTGAGGTACTTGCCCAGCTGGAGGCGATTATTAAGGAGCGCGAAGAGACACGTCCTGAAGGGGCCTACACGACTTATCTTTTTGATAAAGGTGTAGACAAAATCTTGAAAAAGGTTGGCGAAGAAGCATCCGAGACAATCATTGCCGCCAAAAATAAAGATAATGACGAACTGCGCCTGGAGGTCAGCGATTTGATTTATCACCTGCTGGTGCTGTTGCAGGAGCGCAAGCTACCGCTCGATGACGTTCTGGCTGAGCTGAATCGCCGTCATGAACGTCCTCGTCGTGATTAGTACGGTTTGTTGTAGTGTTGAAAGGGGGAGGGTCGCATGAAAATTGACTATCATACGCATCACGCCCGCTGCGGGCATGCCATAGGGAGTCTGGAAGAGTATGTACAGCAGGGAATTCGGCTAGGGCTGGATCAGCTCGGCTTGTCCGATCACATGCCACTACTGCATGTAAAACCGGCTGACTATTACCCGGAAATGGCAATGCCTATGGAGGAGCTGCCCCGATACGTGGAAGAATGTTTGGAACTGAAGGAACGTTTTAAAGGGCAAATTGATATTCGTGTTGGCTTGGAAGGCGACTACATCGAGGGCTGGGAACGAGAAATCGAAGACATCATCACCGCGTATCCCTGGGATTATGTGATTGGTTCCGTCCACTTTCTCGGTGAATGGGATGTCACGGACTTCCGTCAGGTACACCATTGGGAAGGCAAAAATGTGCTTGAGGTGTACCGCATGTATTATGATGCGATTTCCAAGGCAGCAGCTACCGGTTTGTATGACATCATGGGTCATTTGGATGTCATTAAGCGCTTCGGCTATCATCCGAGGCCGGAGGAAATGGAGGAGCTGCGTGAACTGGAGCGTGCCGCAATTTCAGCCGTTGCCCGTAGCGGTCGGGCGATGGAACTGAATGCATCAGGGCTTTCGAAGCCCTGTGCCGAGATGTTCCCGAGCCGCCGCATGCTGGAAGAAGCTTTTTCGCTAGGCATCCCGCTGACCGTAGGATCGGATGCTCATGATCCGGCGAAGCTGTCCGAGCACTTGGAGAAGGCACGCGCGCTTCTATATGAAGTCGGCTATCGCGAGCTTGCCGTATTTCAGCATCGCGAGCGCTCGCTGGTGCCGCTGATGCTTTAATTATTACGTTTATTGGGCTAAGTATCATTTCCAGTGGTTAGCCGAACGCTCTCTATTTCTACAGGGAAAAAGCGCTCGGCTATTTAGCGTATTCTTATATACATATCTATAGGTATACAAGAGTGTATCCGATTTTTGGAATGAGGCAGGATCGACTGTCAAGTCGTTTTGAAGTTGTGGTATACTGAAGGGTATGAACATGCCAGTTACTTTTAAAGGAGGTGCCTTTGTTATTTATGAAAGGGAAACATCTGCGAGTATCGGAACCTAGCCCTAAAATTATTGCTTTGCGTTTCGACGCATCTTTCTTTTTTGAGAAAGCTGTGCGCTCGCTTGATCGCAATCATTATGACAAGGCATTGAAATATTTTCGCAAAGCCGTTGAATATGAACCGGATAATCCGGTGAATCATTGCAATATGGCGGGTATATTATCAGAGATGGGGGATTATGCAGGTTCGAATGAGATCCTGTCCTCTGTTCTGAGTGACGTAGACTCGTCGATGACAGAGTGTTATTTCTATATGGCGAATAATTACGCTAATATGGAGCAGTTTGAAGAAGCGGAGAAAGCATTGGTCACGTACCTGGAGGAGGACGAAGAAGGCCAGTTTCTTGATGAAGCGGAGGAAATGATGGAGCTGCTCTATTATGAGCTGGACCGTCCAACGAAGCTGAACCGCATTAAGGCCCGGCAGGGAGTAGTAGAGCATGATCAGGCTCGTGTCCTGCTGGAGGAGGGGAAATTTGCTCAGGCAGCCCAGTTGCTCAAGCAAATTTCAGAGGAACAACCGGATATGTTCGCTGCGCGGAATAATCTGGCGCTGGCGTATTACTACATGGGATTGTTCCAAAATGCTAAGGCTACCATTATTCAAGTGCTGGAAGATGAGCCGGGTAATTTACACGCATTGTGCAACTTGGCGATCTTTTATCAGCACGAGGGCGGCGGCCCGGAATTGGATCGTCTGGTGCAGACTTTGGCGGTTACTATACCGTTTCAGGAGGAGCAGGTATTCAAGCTGGCGACCACTATGGGGATTCTCGGACGCCATGAGGAGGCCTACAGACATTTCCGCAGGTTGCTTCATGGCGATGAAGAGAACAATGCGGATGCTTCTTTGTACCATTACACGGCGGTAGCTGCTAGCAATACCGGAAGATATGCGGAAGCTCGGCGGTTGTGGAGTCATTTGCAAAAACAGGATGCTTCCTCGGAAGTTCCGCGGTTTTTCCTGTCCCGACTGGAGGAACTCCAGCAGGAGGGTACACCGCTGCAAGTGCTCAGCTATCATTATCATCTCCCGTTTGAGGAGCAATTCCGCATGTGGGAGAAGTTTGGTGCTGACCAGGTGCCTGACAGTATGAAGAAGGACCCGCTAATCCGGTCATCCTTCTTCTGGGCCTTGCGCCACGGGGATCGGGCGACTCAGCTTCAGGTCATTCAGGCGTTAAGCTTGATCGGTGATGATGAGGTGCGTCAGGCACTGGAGTCCTTCGTAGAAGACCCGGACCAGGAGGATGAACTGAAACGCCGTGCCTTGCAAGTATTGCAAGAGCTGGTGGAGCAGGGTGAGCAGAAAATGTACCCGGAAACGGAACATTCTGATCAGTTGGAGGTTGAGAACGATCCGCATACAATTGAAGGTGGTGTATCTGCTTCCCCGGTCGATCCACAATGGCAGGCAGTGCTGGATAAGGTACTGACCGTCATGAGCAAGCCATCAGATCCGGCCATGCAGCACGATTTGAGATCGCTTTGGCTGGAGTATTTGGATCGGCTTGCCCCGGAAGTTCCGATGGTTCAGCATACTGAGGGATGGGCAGCGGCGCTGGAATATTTGACAGCTAAAATGCATCATCATTCAGTCACCTATCAGGAAGTAGCCGATCGTTATGGTATTTCCGTATCGACCGTAAGCCGCTATGCACGCCAGATTGACAGCGTGTGTGGTATCAAACAGAAGCTGAAGCAACCGCTCTCCACGTTTAAAAAGCAGGTCTGAGACCTGCTCCAAACATCACTTAAAGGAGGCAACAAACGTATGTATAAATCCATAATTATTGGTACAGGTCCTGCAGGCTACACAGCCGCTATTTATTTGGCACGCGCTAACATGAATCCGCTGATCATTGAAGGGATGCAGCCCGGTGGGCAGCTTACTACAACGACCGAAATTGAAAATTTCCCGGGTTTTGAGCAAGGTATCCTCGGGCCTGAACTGATGGATAATATGCGCAAGCAGGCTGAACGTTTTGGCGCTGAATTTACCTCCGGTTGGGTTGAGGAAGTGGATTTCAGCAAACGTCCTTTTAAAGTGAAGGTAGAGGGTAAAGGCATCATTGAGGCGGAGTCGGTCATTATTGCTACAGGTGCGTCCGCCAAATATCTAGGCATCCCGGGTGAGCAAGACAATGTAGGTCGCGGAGTCAGCACGTGCGCAACTTGCGATGGCTTCTTTTTCCGCGGGAAAAAGATTGTCGTGGTTGGCGGTGGCGATTCAGCCATGGAGGAAGCGAGCTTCTTGACCCGTTTTGCTTCCAGTGTAACCTTGGTCCATCGTCGCGATGAGTTGCGGGCGTCCAAAATTATGCAAGATCGCGCGCGTGAGAACGAAAAAGTACATTGGGCATTAAACCGGACTCCTCTGGAAGTTGTGACGGGAGAAGCTGGCTTAAAGGGTTTGAAGGTACACAATAATGAGACCAATCAGGATGAGCTGATTGAGGTCGATGGCGTATTCGTAGCCATCGGGCATACACCGAACACAGGTTTCCTGAACGGACAAATCCATACCGATGAACACGGCTATATTGTAGTGAAGCCAGGCACAACAGAAACGAATATCCCCGGAGTTTTTGCCTGTGGGGATGTACAGGATAACCGTTACCGGCAAGCTATTACGGCTGCGGGAACGGGCTGTATGGCGGCTATGGACTGCGAGAAGTATCTCGAAGGCAGTGCTGTTCACGACTGGAGCGAAACACTGGATCAATAAAAGAGTGACTATAGTACACAAAAAGGCTAACGGGAGAGCGAAGGAAGCCTCTGTTATGCCGTATCTTTTGTTCAGGAAGAGAAAGCCTGCTGCGTTTGCACAGGCTTTCTCCTTTTTATGGGTGCATGAGGTTAAAAGTTCCGCTAATCGTACACTTTTCAACAAGGAAGTGTCCTTGACCGTAACGGGGGCTTCAATTATAGTTGGAACGTAGGAATACTCTTATGAAGTAGGAATTGTAATCGTATATTTCATACCAGGTTTTTAAGTAAACACAAAGGTGGCTTGGAACATGTCTGAAAGTATCTATGTAGGTGTCGATTTGGGCGGTACCGCGATTAAAGTCGGCATTTGTAATGAAAACGGACAGCTTTTGCACACATATGAGGGACCAACCGAAACCGATAAAGGTGTAGACGTTGTCATCGGTAATATCGAAAAATATGTGCGGCATATTGTTGAGCAATCTCCTTATGAGTGGGATCAACTAAAGGGTGTCGGTGCAGGCGTTGCAGGTTTTACGAATGTTCGTGATGGTATTATTGTCCTCGCTCCTAATATTGGCTTTCGTGACGTACCGATCCGTGCGCTCCTAGAGAACCGGATTGGCAAGCCTGTGAAAATAGACAACGATGCGAATGTTGCTGCGCTGGGTGAGGCTTGGGCTGGTGCAGGCAAAGGCATAGAAAACTGCGTATGCTATACCCTGGGAACAGGCGTAGGTGGCGGTATTATTATAAACGGTAAAATATACCAGGGTTCTTCGGGCATGGCCGGAGAAATTGGCCATATCAGTGTCGTACCTGATCTGGAGGCTATTCAGTGTGGATGCGGCAAAATGGGTTGCTTGGAAACTGTATCTTCCGCAACAGGCATCATTCGTATGGCCAAGGACGCTGTGGAACGTGGCGACCGGACCTCTCTGGCGCTGGAAGATCAAATTGCTGCCAAGGAAGTATTTGATGCTGCTAAAGCTGGAGATGAAGTCGCGCTGCGTATCGTGAACCGGGCTGCCTTTTATTTGGGGAAATCCATGGCAGCGGTTGCCGCTGTGCTTAATCCAGAGTTGTTTATTATAGGCGGCGGTGTTTCTAAAGCAGGCGACTTTTTATTTGAAGAGATGCGTCGCGTATACGCCAAACTGGCACCTGAACCGCTTCAAAAGGGTGTATATATCGTACCAGCGGTGTTAGGCAATGACGCAGGTATCGTAGGGGCTGCAGGGTTGCTGCTACGCTCCTGATTCACAGGTTATTGATAATACGGGTACTGGTATAGAGCGAAGAAGCAAAAGGAGAGGGAAGTCCATATGACAGACAACCTAAAAAATGCTGCGCCGTGGGCAACGCTCATTATTATTACGGGGATGTCAGGCGCAGGGAAGACCATTGCGGTTCAGAGCCTGGAAGACTTGGGCTTCTTCTGCGTTGATAATTTGCCCCCTGTACTGATTCCCAAATTTGCCGAGTTGATTG
This window contains:
- a CDS encoding ROK family glucokinase; translation: MSESIYVGVDLGGTAIKVGICNENGQLLHTYEGPTETDKGVDVVIGNIEKYVRHIVEQSPYEWDQLKGVGAGVAGFTNVRDGIIVLAPNIGFRDVPIRALLENRIGKPVKIDNDANVAALGEAWAGAGKGIENCVCYTLGTGVGGGIIINGKIYQGSSGMAGEIGHISVVPDLEAIQCGCGKMGCLETVSSATGIIRMAKDAVERGDRTSLALEDQIAAKEVFDAAKAGDEVALRIVNRAAFYLGKSMAAVAAVLNPELFIIGGGVSKAGDFLFEEMRRVYAKLAPEPLQKGVYIVPAVLGNDAGIVGAAGLLLRS
- the trxB gene encoding thioredoxin-disulfide reductase yields the protein MYKSIIIGTGPAGYTAAIYLARANMNPLIIEGMQPGGQLTTTTEIENFPGFEQGILGPELMDNMRKQAERFGAEFTSGWVEEVDFSKRPFKVKVEGKGIIEAESVIIATGASAKYLGIPGEQDNVGRGVSTCATCDGFFFRGKKIVVVGGGDSAMEEASFLTRFASSVTLVHRRDELRASKIMQDRARENEKVHWALNRTPLEVVTGEAGLKGLKVHNNETNQDELIEVDGVFVAIGHTPNTGFLNGQIHTDEHGYIVVKPGTTETNIPGVFACGDVQDNRYRQAITAAGTGCMAAMDCEKYLEGSAVHDWSETLDQ
- the hisF gene encoding imidazole glycerol phosphate synthase subunit HisF, whose product is MLAKRIIPCLDVKDGRVVKGVNFVNLRDAGDPVELAALYDREGADEIVFLDISASVEGRATMEEVVRQTAGEIAIPFTVGGGISHVDDMKRILRAGADKIGVNTAAVRNPQLIAEGARSFGSQCIVVAIDAKYNEAWGEWEVYTHGGRTPSGIRALAWAKEAEQLGAGEILLTSMNADGTKDGFDLPLTSAVSDTVGIPVIASGGAGKQEHFYDVFTAGKADAGLAATIFHYKEIGIPELKRDLKRRGVEIR
- the hisA gene encoding 1-(5-phosphoribosyl)-5-[(5-phosphoribosylamino)methylideneamino]imidazole-4-carboxamide isomerase: MFTIYPAIDIRDGKCVRLVQGDYNQETIYNENPVEVAQEWERLGGSYIHLVDLDGAKAGQPVNDELIGRIASAVQVPVQVGGGLRTREHVERLLSLGVSRVILGTAAIEDRAFTEAVLGTYGDRIAIGLDARNGYVATRGWLETSEVRADELAAELASKGAETFIFTDISRDGMMQGPNVEAIVALAKSSGRTVIASGGVSKMDDLITLSTYTKEGVGGAIVGKALYTGSIDLQVAVQAVAKA
- a CDS encoding tetratricopeptide repeat protein; the encoded protein is MKGKHLRVSEPSPKIIALRFDASFFFEKAVRSLDRNHYDKALKYFRKAVEYEPDNPVNHCNMAGILSEMGDYAGSNEILSSVLSDVDSSMTECYFYMANNYANMEQFEEAEKALVTYLEEDEEGQFLDEAEEMMELLYYELDRPTKLNRIKARQGVVEHDQARVLLEEGKFAQAAQLLKQISEEQPDMFAARNNLALAYYYMGLFQNAKATIIQVLEDEPGNLHALCNLAIFYQHEGGGPELDRLVQTLAVTIPFQEEQVFKLATTMGILGRHEEAYRHFRRLLHGDEENNADASLYHYTAVAASNTGRYAEARRLWSHLQKQDASSEVPRFFLSRLEELQQEGTPLQVLSYHYHLPFEEQFRMWEKFGADQVPDSMKKDPLIRSSFFWALRHGDRATQLQVIQALSLIGDDEVRQALESFVEDPDQEDELKRRALQVLQELVEQGEQKMYPETEHSDQLEVENDPHTIEGGVSASPVDPQWQAVLDKVLTVMSKPSDPAMQHDLRSLWLEYLDRLAPEVPMVQHTEGWAAALEYLTAKMHHHSVTYQEVADRYGISVSTVSRYARQIDSVCGIKQKLKQPLSTFKKQV
- the hisB gene encoding imidazoleglycerol-phosphate dehydratase HisB, whose product is MGNENNVTERTGSVSRKTNETDIQLSFAVDGTGQAEIETDVPFLNHMLDLFTKHGHFDLNVQARGDVDIDDHHTVEDIGICLGQTLLEALGDKRGIKRYASVFVPMDEALAQVVIDLSNRPHFEYRAEYPSQQVGSFSTELVHEFLWKFALEARMTLHVIVHYGQNTHHMIEAVFKALGRALDEATSIDPRVTGVPSTKGVL
- the hisJ gene encoding histidinol-phosphatase HisJ, which codes for MKIDYHTHHARCGHAIGSLEEYVQQGIRLGLDQLGLSDHMPLLHVKPADYYPEMAMPMEELPRYVEECLELKERFKGQIDIRVGLEGDYIEGWEREIEDIITAYPWDYVIGSVHFLGEWDVTDFRQVHHWEGKNVLEVYRMYYDAISKAAATGLYDIMGHLDVIKRFGYHPRPEEMEELRELERAAISAVARSGRAMELNASGLSKPCAEMFPSRRMLEEAFSLGIPLTVGSDAHDPAKLSEHLEKARALLYEVGYRELAVFQHRERSLVPLML
- the hisH gene encoding imidazole glycerol phosphate synthase subunit HisH, whose protein sequence is MSIAIVDYGRGNLHSVSKAVERLGYEAVVTGDAQVIRSSSGVILPGVGAFGDAMEHLRSSGLDRVIQEVASAGQPLLGVCLGMQLLFTRGEEYGSHEGLNILPGEVVRFAPDLGVKVPHMGWNRLCMIQPDHPLLQGLEEGHVYFVHSYHAKPEVESDLLAVTDYGGPVTAIVGRGHVYGMQFHPEKSGAMGMRLLRQFLELAEVEKRA
- the hisIE gene encoding bifunctional phosphoribosyl-AMP cyclohydrolase/phosphoribosyl-ATP diphosphatase HisIE, with translation MSNELNQQLSLEQILDNVRWNEAGLVSAIVQDDATLQVLTLAYMNRESLKLSLESGETWFWSRSRQELWHKGATSGNTQKITSIQLDCDGDALLVRVIPSGPACHTGATSCFFRNISAPGTAVAPVAGNAGDHTLVNDVSSASADRFEVLAQLEAIIKEREETRPEGAYTTYLFDKGVDKILKKVGEEASETIIAAKNKDNDELRLEVSDLIYHLLVLLQERKLPLDDVLAELNRRHERPRRD
- the hisD gene encoding histidinol dehydrogenase, with the translated sequence MKIVSARDFSLQREVDYGTPEQNEAVRTIIQSVRQEGDEAVLRYTQSFDGVSLTAEQLRVTEEELKAAYDKVEPSFLQAIREAADNIRAFHVKQKRNSWMDLQPDGSLLGQIIRPLKRVGVYVPGGKAAYPSSVLMNVIPAQVAGVPEIVMVTPPATGGKAGIDPYTLVAAAEAGVTEIYRVGGAQAIASLAYGTHSIEPVDKICGPGNIYVALAKREVYGAVDIDSIAGPSEIVVLADDTANASYVAADLLSQAEHDEMASAILVTPSQRLAEEVSAEVQRQLAELPRRDIAAASVEAYGAIIVVDTLEEGIHIVNRLAPEHLEIMTEQPMEHVGLIENAGAIFLGAYSSEPVGDYFAGPNHIIPTNGTARFSSPVDIDDFIKKSSMIYYSKEALLRNGETIMQLARHEGLEGHARAIQVRLDNEKKAVDGDGERK